A stretch of DNA from Cryptomeria japonica chromosome 4, Sugi_1.0, whole genome shotgun sequence:
gattccattgaatcatttcatcatttcttgcattctaggctttATTATAGaaattcctaaaccctattccttttgtcctTTTTAGAAATCCTTGTTAGATTAGATCAAGAGCTCAATTGCAAAGTCTCAAGTTATTGGCATAACCTATTCCAAATCCATGATAAGAAAAATTGATCCGAACAATTgtataagtccccaagtgaaaatagcaacatcacatcaagccattgagttacccacatgtcaagaactgatcgtagaaaccttggaatcgtcttAGTTGATTAGGTATttagcatctaaggtgattttgttcaagagagggtaaaatactttggtattttattctgtgttcgtatgtgcataaaacacacatcaacactaccCAAAAAGAATGGGATATATGTCCAATATAAAGGTAATTTGCATGGAAGAATTTTTTAATATTATCATATATTGGGACAAACACAAAAAGTATAAGCGACATATATTGAATCAAGATTTGCTTTCTTCTACCCTCAACCAAATTAGAGTGTTGCTCAATGTTTATACATTGAGATACAACATTTGTTTAGTTCTTTCATTTTATGCATTGTTTTCTGACTGAAAAATTTCTCTTCTTTCAAAATACACGTTATTTGACTTTGTCTGTAAAAATTTTCTGCGTAGTCCTTGTAGGAGGTACTAGAAAATTCTTCAAAGATCTTGATGGATACATTTCAATAAAGTATCTGTGAAAAGTCATTAAAAGATTGATGGAATAAACATGGAGTGAATGGAATGGATAAAAGACTGCATTTAAAAGCTAATGCTCATTCTTGCCGAaaattctttatctttttcttcctTCACGTGGTCTACGATATTAATTGGTCATGTTTTTTATCCAGTGGCATTGTACAGCCCAAAGTTGGCCATCTGACTTGAATTTCTGTACCTCATAGCTTGTGAAATATGTCTAATAGCAGCTGATTGATGGCACAACAACCAGTTGACTATATTTTCTCCTTTCTGTGTCATACTGACTGAACAGTTTGCCTAATAGCAGCTGACCTACCGGTGGATGAAAAGCTTGCATGTAAAAAGCCATTCCTGAGTGTTGCAAGAATGAAAAAAATGTGCCTAAAATCCTGAATTTTTTTGGCCTGTGTGTGCTCTTACATTTTTGCAGACTTCCCAAGTTCCCATGATGCCCTCCTGACATTTTTAACAGATATTTCTGGCCTTTTTTCACAGTTGTTTACAGACATTTTTGATAgatattttcagatttgtgacttaCAACTTATAATGGCAACCCTATCTGtaatacagatcaaaaccttatccattttgcataaaatttataaGGAACTTAGTTTTTTTGGAGTTGCCAAGTTTATGCACAGTTTGTCTAATAGCAGCTGACCAACCATGCCAATTTGTCACCTGCTGTTTTTTCTTTGTCGTGTGTGCACTTACAAGTCACTAATATTTCCTTGGTTCTCTATTATTAATATTTTAGGCAATGAAATCATGGACTAGGTCACCCTTGCTTTGCTGTGTATATCTAGATCTTTATCTATTTGGTGTGCTTGAGGCAGAATGATTAGCTTAACTGTTGGTTGATTGACCCTCCCACTTTCATTATCCTTTTTCATGCCTCCAATATGTCACATATATGGTACAATTGACCAAATTATAGGTTGGCCAATCACATCTCTGTATAGCCAACATtacaaaacttttttttttcacaACTCAAATGATTTTGTGATTCCTCACGACTGGAATAGCAGCATCCTATATATGTGACTCTTTGTTGTGatttctattttttcttaataTTATAGGAGCTTTGGTTGAACTTGTTGATGCCTATTGTTCTGTTAATTATTGCACGAGACAAAGTAAAGGTTTGATGTGTCTTTCCTTTTGAGGGTATATGCTATAAATGTTTGTTATGTGTATGGCTATGTTCCTATATAGAATTCATTCCTTGTAGTTAACAATAAAATCTGATTAAGTGATATGTTTATCTGTATCATAATCACAATATTCACCCTAATCTGATACAAATAAAAGGTCATGGTTTGTAACATGTTCTCTTTTGGATGACATCGTAGAGCAGGTAGGAGTGACACCAGAAGGAGTTGAGTTGCCTAGGTCTGCCGTAGATATAGAGAtgcaattaaaaataaaaaatatagcagAGGAATATCGACCCAACATTCCTGTTGGACCTGATCCTAAATGGAGATACATGTGGAGGGTGGGGCCTCGACCATTGAAGACACGCTTTCAGGTTTAATCTTCACAGTACATATGGTTGGTGTTTATTTTTTAATTGCATCATCTGCATTATCACTTATATTTGGCTTCATTGTGTAGGAACTAAATTCGGAGCCTGTTGTACCAGAGGGTTTTCCAGAATGGGTTGATACAATGAATGGATGGGGCTATAAGATGATCTCTGCTGTGGAGGTTGTCCAGAGATCCTTTATTATTTCTTCCTACATTAGTAGTATGTTTTCTGTAAATTTTTTCGTATTTTTATTTGATTCTTAAATTCTTCCCAACCTTCTTTGCAATTTGTCAAATTTCTATGCAGGTTGTTGCAGAGATGGCAGCTATTGGATTTGGGCTTTCAAAAGATTCTTTTACATCGCTTATGGTAGAGGTATAGTCCAGGGTATTATCACTTTGTTAGATCTCTGAAGTGTGCTATCTTTTGGGTATTAATACTCCTGATTGTTTCGCCCTGATTTAATTCCCTGACAATTTCAGGGACCTCATTTACTTGCTCCTACAGGTAGTGATCTTTTGAGGCATGGAAAAGAAGGAACTGTATTTGCAGGTTATCATTATGATCTCAATTTTCTGACAATCCATGGTCGAAGCAGATTCCCTGGTCTTCACATTTGGTTGCGAAATGGTCAGAAGGTTGAAGTTAGTGTTCCTGTAGGGTGTCTTTTGATCCAAGCTGGCAAGCAGGTATTAGAGCTCAATTTGCACTTTTCCTTTCAACCATCAATTTTGGCTTCTGGGAACTCAAGATACTGGTTATATCATATTGatttggcatttttcttgccaATCAGCTTGAGTGGCTCACGGGAGGCCATTGCCTGGCTGGAATGCATGAAGTTGTTGTCAGTAAAAAGACTCTTTCAGCTATTGAAGCAGCACATCAGGCTGGACGCAGCTTGTGGAGGGTTTCTTCTACTGTGAGTGCATTGACAAATGATAATTTTAAGCTGACTTTAAGTATACAGCAAGTGCAGTGATAACTACTATCCAAGGCTGCCTATGTTAAGTTATTATGATTACATGGGGATGCCATTTCAATATTTAGAGAGTAGAAGAGCTTAGCAGTGTACAGAGTTTCTTATAATGATTTGTAAATAGGGTTCCATTTAAAAAAGTTACTTAAGTTAGATGTCACAGATTTCCTATTCTTTGCTACTGTTTGTACAACTTTCTTgttgaaaaatggaggaatgatcTAAAACCTAAACTAGAAATGACTGTGAaacatttttcacatggaaatgtctactaagcACGTAGGTATTTTTTCTTTGTAAGAGCTGATAGTGAGCTCTAATGCCTT
This window harbors:
- the LOC131044120 gene encoding uncharacterized protein LOC131044120, with the protein product MELPVIDLEPYLKLTSRSGCGSNLKCESDDFALQPAGDFELSPELKSLCEQVGESLKETGALLIRDPRCPAQENDRFLDMMEMYFEKSDEFKRKQERPYLHYQVGVTPEGVELPRSAVDIEMQLKIKNIAEEYRPNIPVGPDPKWRYMWRVGPRPLKTRFQELNSEPVVPEGFPEWVDTMNGWGYKMISAVEVVAEMAAIGFGLSKDSFTSLMVEGPHLLAPTGSDLLRHGKEGTVFAGYHYDLNFLTIHGRSRFPGLHIWLRNGQKVEVSVPVGCLLIQAGKQLEWLTGGHCLAGMHEVVVSKKTLSAIEAAHQAGRSLWRVSSTVFGHIASDAILKPLGHFADSSLAPCYPAMCAGDFVELELAAINLKKKQDSFSNPEDGSCEQQKVD